The segment CCTGACTACCGTCCCCGCCGCCAGGGCGGATGCGAACATTATCCCCATCGACGCCCACAGTTTGCGGCCCCCGAGCTCCCTCCAAAGCACTATGAAGGTCGCCACGCACGGAAAGGTCATGGAGAGGGTCACGGTTGCGACGACCAGTTGCTCAGGGGTGAGCCCGAGCGCGCCCAGCAGGCCCATCGCAACGTCCTTTCTCAGTATGCCGAGCAGTATCGGGGCCGACGCCTCGGGGGGAAGCCCCAGCAGGCCGTTGAACACCGGCGCGAGCAGCCGCGACAGAAGGGCGGTCACCCCGGTCGCCTCCAGCAGCCCGATCGCCAGGATTCCGACGAGGACAAGAGGGACGGCCTCTATCAGGAAGCCTCTCACTCTCATCCATAGCTTCATCCCCAGGGACTTGAACGAAGGTATGCGGTAGGGGGGAATCTCGACTATCAGCTCCGGGCTGAATCCGGGCAGGAACGAGTGAAGGGCTCGTCCTATGATAAGCCATGAGGCGATCAGGGTGGCGTACACCATCAGCACCCATTCCATCCCGAGGTCGCCCACCGTGCCGATTATCATCGCCTGCAGACCCGCACAGGGGATGGCCACGGAGATCAGGGTGGCCGCGATGAACCTCTCCCTTTCCGAGTCCAGCACCCTGGTGGCGAGAATGCCGGGCACGTTGCAGCCGAGGCCGAGCAGCGAAGGCACGATTGCGAAGCCGTGCAGCCCCATGCGGTGGAGCAGCGCGTCGAATATCACGGCGAGGCGCGGCAGGTAGCCGAAGTCCTCAAGCAGGCCGAGCACCAGGTAGAAGGCCGCGACGTAGGGCAGAACCATCGCGAGCGGCACGTACAGCCCGGTAGACAGCAGCCCGAGGCTCTGCTCGAAGTCTATCGTCCCGTCGATCAGGCGGCCAACGACGATGTCGTGCAGCGCCCCCTCCCCTCCGAGCAGGGAAGAGACCCTCATGTTCAGAGGCAGCAGCCACGCCTCGAAGACAGGATCGAGCACCTCCTCGATGACCCCCTCCCCCAGCAGGCGAATGGAGGCGAAGCTGCCCGCTATCACGAGCAAGCCGATCAGCAGCCCCCAGAAGGAGTCGACCGACGCGTCCTCCAGCCTGTCCAACAGGGTGTGATGCCTGTGGCTGACCCTCTGAACCCTCTCGATTATCTCGCCTATTGCGTTCCATCGGTCGTCCTTGCCGGGCACGACCCGCTCGCCCGAGCCTTCGACGGCCAAGCCGCCGGGGCTCGCCTCGGGAAGCCTGTCCAACAGCTGGCTTATCCCCTCTCCTGTCACTGCGACAGTGGGTTGCACCGGGACCCCGAGGAGCATCTCGAGCTCCTCCACGTCTATCTCAATCCCCTTGTGACGCGCCTCGTCTACCATGTTCAGGGCTACCACGACCGGCAGGCGGCGCTCCATCGTCTGGAATGCGAGGAAGAGGTTGCGCTCAAGAGCAGTGGCGTCCAGCACCAGTATCACCGCGTCGGCCCCCTCGTCGACCATGCGCTGCGCGACCTCCTCCGCCTCGTTCGTCGGCGAGAGGGTGTACGAACCCGGCACGTCTATCACTCGCCAGACCTCGTCTCCGCGGCGGTACCATCCCTCCAGAAAACCCACGGTAGTCCCGGGGTAGTTGGACGAGACGGCGTGCACCCCGGTGATTCGCGTGAACAGGGCGCTCTTGCCCACGTTGGGGTTGCCGACGAGCAGCAGCCTCTTGGTATCGGACGCCGCTTCATCCATTGGATGACTCCCTCTCCGGAACCGGGAGCACGAAGACGTTGGACGAGATGTTCCAGCCGACCGCGATCTGCCTGCCGTCCAATATCAGGGTCACCGGGCCGTGAAAGGGCATCCCGGAGATCTTCTCCACGACCTTGCCGACTCTCAGGCCGAGTGCCTCCAGCCTCTGGGCGCAACAAGCGCCGGTCATGCCTCCTATGCTCTTCGGCGAGGAGATGCTGACGATGCGCCCCGACGCTCCGTTCGGAAGGTCGCGCAGAGACACGGCGCCGGAATGCTCGAATGGACGAGGGCGGCCCGCGGTGCGGGACAGGTGGTGAAGTATCCTCATCTCGCCTCGCCGCCTCTCTTGGCCCTGTTTCTTGCGCGGAGCTGGCCGCAGGCCGCGTCGATATCCTTGCCCCTCTCCCGGCGGATCTCGTTCTCGATGCCCAGCTTTGTCAGTATGGCCGAGAACTCCTTCACCCGCCCCGCGGACGACCTGGCATAGACAGGATCGCCCGGGTGGGAGGGCGGCACCGGGTTGTACGGGATAAGGTTGACGTAGACGGACAGCCCCGACAGCAGGGCGGCGGTCTCGTAGGCGTGGTCCGGCTCGTCGTTGACCTTCTGAAGCATCACGTACTCGACCGTAATTCGCTCCCCGGTCCTCTGCCAGTACGTCCTCATCGCGTCCACGAGCGCTCCTACGGAGTACTTGCGGTTCACCGGCATGATCTTGCTGCGCAGCGAATCGTTCGGCGCGTGAAGGGAGACGGAAAGCCGCACCGGTATGTAGAAGTCGGCGAGCTCCAGTATTCCCGGGACTATCCCGCATGTCGATATGGTGATGTGCCTGGCCCCGAGGTTGCGCATCTTCGGCGAGTGCAGGTTCTCAATGGACTTGAAGACGGCGGCCGTGTTCAGCAGAGGCTCCCCCATGCCCATGTAGACGACGTTCTCGATGTTCCTGCCGAGTCGTTTCTCCATTGCCAGAAACTGGCCGACTATCTCGCCCGTCGTCAGGTCACGCGAGAAGCCTGACCTTCCGGTGGCGCAGAATGAGCAGGAGAGAGGGCAGCCCGCCTGGCTGGAGATGCATGCCGTGGTGTGCGAGCCCTGGGGTATCATCACCGCCTCGACCTGCTCGCCGTCGTAGAGCTGAAAGAGGAACTTCCTGGTTCCGTCCTTCGACTCGTCCTCGCGCACCGTTATGGGCGGCAGGACGAGGAGCTCGTAGGCAAGCCTCTCCCGGAGCTCCTTCGACAGGTTTGTCATCTCGTGCACGTTGAATACTTTCTTTCCGTAGATCCACTGGCAGAGCTGGTCGGCCCTGTACTTGGGCAGTCCCCATCTGCTGACGCAGGCCTCGACCCACTCCTCGTAGGAGAGGTCGAGGGCGTTCACCGTTTCACTCATCTAACTTCCTCCTGAAGAATCGCAATCACCCTGTCGGATTGTATGCGGTGATAATGTCGCGGAAGAGATGTTCCTGTCGACTGATGTTCTATCGATCGCCGTCTTCGCCACCGTCGTACCGGGCCTGGTCCGGATTATCTTGCAGCGAGCGTGCTCCCGAGGCCAGGAAGGCCTGTATCTCGGCCCTCGAGCTCTCCCTGTTCGCCTCTTTTTCGGCGTACATCCTCCTGTCCGCCTCCCTCTGCAGCGTCTCGATGCTTCTCCCGTCCTGATGGTTGCACGCGGATCCGCACGCGATACTGAGCGGCAGGGCCCCCTCCTGTTTTTTGTAGTTGGCTATTCCGTCCTTGATCCTCTTTATCACCTTCTCTCCCGTGTCGGGGGCGGAGTCGGGCAGCAGGAAGGTGAACTCGTCCCCGCCGATTCGCGAGACGTGGTCAGACTCGCGCCTTGCGGCGTTGGCGAGCACCTGGGCGGCGGCTATCAGGAGCTCGTCGCCCGTCCTGTGGCCAAGGGAGTCGTTTATCAGCTTCAGCCCGTCTATGTCGCACACTACGATGGTGACGGTGTTCGAACGCTTGGCGTCGAGCGCCTCCATCACCTCTATGAAGTAGGCCCTGTTGTGAAGCCCTGTGAGGCTGTCCAGGTAGGATTTGTCGCGAAGATCCCTGGTGTTCTCCTTTACCCTGATCGCCATGGAGTTGAACGCCATTCCGAGCATCCGGAACTCGCTGGGCGATTCCTCCAGCTTCCGGGTGTCGAGGGTCTCGAACCTCCCCTCCTCCATGGTTCTCACGCCGCGGAGGAGGAGCTTGAGAGATCGCTCCACCAGGCTGAACAGCCTTCGGGTTGTGATCAACTGAATAAAGAATAGGGCAAGTCCTACGACAAGCATGTAGAGCAGGTTGGCCTTGATCGGTGCTAGGAATTCCTGGTAGTCCACCTGGGCGATCAGATAAAAAGAGGTTTTATCCAATTTCTTTCCCTTGGCGAAGTAGTTCGAGCCATCGCAGTCCGTGCAAAGAAGGGAAGAAGCGCCTGACAGGCGCTCGGGGCTGTGAGGCTTCCCCTCGGAGCCGCTGTCCGTGATTATTTCGATTGACTCGCCCTTGGAGTTCAGCAGGTGGAAGCGCCCGGTCTCTCCGAACCTGGTCGAGAGGATGGTTCTGATTATCGTGTCGAAGGATATCGAGCCCGCGACCACTCCCCTGAACTCCCTGTCGATCATCAGCGGCGCTGAGAAGACGACGACCGGCATCTCGGAGAGCCTTCCGTAGAAGACGTCGGTTATAAAGGCCCTTCCCTCTTGCCCCTCCTTAAAGTAGTCCCGGTCCGACAGATCTATCTCCCGGGAGGCCAGAGCGCCAAGATTGCTCTGTACCAAGGGTTGTCCGGAGGTGTCCAAGTATGCAATATTGAGAAAGCTGGAGTTGACTCCGGCTATGCGACTGAAGTCCGAGAGCATTCTCTCCTGGTCCTCGGCCCGCACCGACGGCAGGTTCGCTATCGAGCGGATGAAGTCCAGATTTATCGAAAACCAGCGCTCAAGGGCAACGGACTGCATCTCCAGGGCGTTGGCTATTGTCCGCTCCGTCGCCTGCGACACCCGCAGGAGCTCCGCAAGGCCGACAAATGCCAAAAAGACGACCAAGGCCGCTGCGAAAAGCTTTCGGTATCGTCTTAAAATATCTCTGACACTCCCAGGGCTTGCGGCCATCCGGGCAACCTCCCACGACTTGCATCGATAATGAGTCATTGTACCATGCCGCCCCTGTTTTTGGCAGGAGAACCCCTTCATTTTGAAAAGAATGAGAAGAAACGTAGACATTATTTTCCTTAAGGGTATGCTTAATTAAATATCGATAACAATATTCATTAGAGGAGGGTGCTTTATGAAGAGAATCTGTCTCTGGGCTGCTGTGACGGCCCTGTTCGCCTTTTCATGCCTTGCCGTGCCGGGGGCCTTGACATCGTATGCGTCGGAGGGTGGTCTGCTGCTGACCTCGGTCGGACAGAGCCCGGACGCGACCATGATACGGGTCGTCCTGAGGAAGATGAAGATCGACGCCGAGAATCAGCCTCTGCTCAAGGCGGATGAGATCGGCGAAGGGAAGATCCTGGTGGCGGTGGTGGGGGGAAGCTCCAAGGGCCTCGGTGCCGCTGGGATTGACAAGGACCAGGAGAACGATAGGGTCGGCGCCCTCCTCGAGGCAGCGGGGAAGGCCGGGATCAAGATCCTCGTGATGCACGTAGGGGGGGAGGGCAGGAGGGGCGCACTCTCCGACGCCTTCATCGAGACGGCCGTGCCTTACGCCGACGCCCTGATAGTCGTGGACGGGGGCAACGACGACGGCCTGTTCGACCGGCTGATCGAGGGCAAGGGAGTGAAGCTGCTGACGGCGCCCAACGTGAGCGGGACGGC is part of the Synergistaceae bacterium genome and harbors:
- a CDS encoding ferrous iron transporter B; this translates as MDEAASDTKRLLLVGNPNVGKSALFTRITGVHAVSSNYPGTTVGFLEGWYRRGDEVWRVIDVPGSYTLSPTNEAEEVAQRMVDEGADAVILVLDATALERNLFLAFQTMERRLPVVVALNMVDEARHKGIEIDVEELEMLLGVPVQPTVAVTGEGISQLLDRLPEASPGGLAVEGSGERVVPGKDDRWNAIGEIIERVQRVSHRHHTLLDRLEDASVDSFWGLLIGLLVIAGSFASIRLLGEGVIEEVLDPVFEAWLLPLNMRVSSLLGGEGALHDIVVGRLIDGTIDFEQSLGLLSTGLYVPLAMVLPYVAAFYLVLGLLEDFGYLPRLAVIFDALLHRMGLHGFAIVPSLLGLGCNVPGILATRVLDSERERFIAATLISVAIPCAGLQAMIIGTVGDLGMEWVLMVYATLIASWLIIGRALHSFLPGFSPELIVEIPPYRIPSFKSLGMKLWMRVRGFLIEAVPLVLVGILAIGLLEATGVTALLSRLLAPVFNGLLGLPPEASAPILLGILRKDVAMGLLGALGLTPEQLVVATVTLSMTFPCVATFIVLWRELGGRKLWASMGIMFASALAAGTVVR
- a CDS encoding diguanylate cyclase codes for the protein MAASPGSVRDILRRYRKLFAAALVVFLAFVGLAELLRVSQATERTIANALEMQSVALERWFSINLDFIRSIANLPSVRAEDQERMLSDFSRIAGVNSSFLNIAYLDTSGQPLVQSNLGALASREIDLSDRDYFKEGQEGRAFITDVFYGRLSEMPVVVFSAPLMIDREFRGVVAGSISFDTIIRTILSTRFGETGRFHLLNSKGESIEIITDSGSEGKPHSPERLSGASSLLCTDCDGSNYFAKGKKLDKTSFYLIAQVDYQEFLAPIKANLLYMLVVGLALFFIQLITTRRLFSLVERSLKLLLRGVRTMEEGRFETLDTRKLEESPSEFRMLGMAFNSMAIRVKENTRDLRDKSYLDSLTGLHNRAYFIEVMEALDAKRSNTVTIVVCDIDGLKLINDSLGHRTGDELLIAAAQVLANAARRESDHVSRIGGDEFTFLLPDSAPDTGEKVIKRIKDGIANYKKQEGALPLSIACGSACNHQDGRSIETLQREADRRMYAEKEANRESSRAEIQAFLASGARSLQDNPDQARYDGGEDGDR
- the rlmN gene encoding 23S rRNA (adenine(2503)-C(2))-methyltransferase RlmN, producing MSETVNALDLSYEEWVEACVSRWGLPKYRADQLCQWIYGKKVFNVHEMTNLSKELRERLAYELLVLPPITVREDESKDGTRKFLFQLYDGEQVEAVMIPQGSHTTACISSQAGCPLSCSFCATGRSGFSRDLTTGEIVGQFLAMEKRLGRNIENVVYMGMGEPLLNTAAVFKSIENLHSPKMRNLGARHITISTCGIVPGILELADFYIPVRLSVSLHAPNDSLRSKIMPVNRKYSVGALVDAMRTYWQRTGERITVEYVMLQKVNDEPDHAYETAALLSGLSVYVNLIPYNPVPPSHPGDPVYARSSAGRVKEFSAILTKLGIENEIRRERGKDIDAACGQLRARNRAKRGGEAR
- a CDS encoding ferrous iron transport protein A, which codes for MRILHHLSRTAGRPRPFEHSGAVSLRDLPNGASGRIVSISSPKSIGGMTGACCAQRLEALGLRVGKVVEKISGMPFHGPVTLILDGRQIAVGWNISSNVFVLPVPERESSNG